One genomic window of Trichlorobacter lovleyi includes the following:
- a CDS encoding DUF362 domain-containing protein, protein MDRRTFIKSAGAATVLAPVLVQELLAATEMSLVAVAEGTDYPAITRKAINAVGGMKRYVKAGDLVVVKPNMGWDRSPEFAANSHPLVVRAVVEECLAAGARKVKVFDHTCNDPRRCYVNSGIEKALKGLKGVECKQIEPERFRMTALKGQFLKEWELYDEALAANVFINLPVAKHHGLSRLTLGLKNIMGVMGGNRGFTHRNLAVALADVNSHLRSHLTIIDATRILTAHGPQGGNLADVKVLNKVIASADIVAADAYATTLFGLKPADIAVTVAAHKRGLGQMNLDRIKVVKA, encoded by the coding sequence ATGGATCGCCGTACCTTTATCAAGAGCGCAGGGGCAGCAACGGTGCTGGCACCGGTGCTGGTGCAGGAACTGCTGGCTGCAACGGAGATGTCGCTGGTGGCGGTGGCCGAAGGGACGGACTACCCGGCCATAACCCGCAAGGCGATTAACGCCGTGGGGGGGATGAAGCGTTATGTCAAGGCAGGGGATCTGGTGGTGGTCAAGCCCAACATGGGCTGGGATCGCTCGCCGGAGTTTGCCGCCAACAGCCACCCGCTGGTGGTGCGGGCCGTGGTGGAGGAGTGTCTGGCAGCCGGTGCCAGAAAGGTCAAGGTCTTTGACCATACCTGCAATGATCCGCGGCGTTGCTATGTGAACAGCGGTATTGAAAAGGCGCTGAAGGGGCTCAAAGGGGTGGAGTGCAAACAGATTGAACCGGAGCGGTTCAGGATGACCGCCTTGAAGGGGCAGTTCCTGAAGGAGTGGGAGTTGTATGATGAGGCGCTGGCTGCCAATGTCTTTATCAACCTGCCGGTGGCCAAGCACCACGGTCTGTCCAGGCTGACCCTGGGGCTGAAAAACATCATGGGGGTGATGGGGGGCAACCGCGGCTTTACCCATCGCAACCTTGCGGTGGCCCTGGCCGATGTGAACAGTCACCTGCGCAGCCACCTGACCATCATTGATGCCACCAGGATCCTGACGGCCCACGGCCCCCAGGGGGGAAACCTTGCCGATGTCAAGGTGCTGAACAAGGTGATCGCCTCAGCCGATATCGTGGCCGCCGACGCCTATGCCACCACCCTGTTTGGTCTGAAACCGGCTGATATTGCGGTGACGGTTGCGGCCCATAAGCGCGGTCTGGGCCAGATGAATCTGGACCGGATCAAGGTGGTTAAGGCCTGA
- a CDS encoding YeeE/YedE thiosulfate transporter family protein: MTNQERPWSPYLAGALSGLVSIGSVWFVGKYFGASTTFVRTAGLLEKTISPERVAQMEYFLKEVPKVDWQTMFVVGIFAGALIASIRDASFRYQAVPPLWERRFGPSVIKRGVVAFLGGTVAMFGARLADGUPSGHGLSGSLQLAVSGYISLACFFIGGIIMARMLYGGGDQ, from the coding sequence ATGACCAATCAGGAAAGACCCTGGAGCCCCTACCTGGCAGGGGCGCTGTCCGGCCTGGTGAGTATCGGCTCGGTCTGGTTCGTGGGCAAGTATTTCGGCGCCTCCACCACCTTTGTCCGCACCGCCGGCCTGCTTGAAAAAACGATCAGCCCGGAGCGGGTGGCCCAGATGGAGTACTTTCTGAAGGAGGTGCCCAAGGTGGATTGGCAGACCATGTTTGTGGTCGGCATCTTTGCCGGCGCCCTGATCGCCTCCATCAGGGACGCCTCGTTCCGTTACCAGGCGGTGCCGCCGCTCTGGGAGCGCCGGTTTGGTCCGAGCGTCATCAAACGGGGCGTTGTTGCCTTCCTGGGGGGCACCGTCGCCATGTTCGGAGCACGGCTTGCCGATGGCTGACCGAGCGGTCACGGGCTGAGCGGTTCGCTCCAGCTAGCGGTAAGCGGTTACATCTCACTGGCCTGCTTCTTCATCGGCGGCATCATCATGGCGCGGATGCTGTACGGCGGAGGTGACCAATGA
- a CDS encoding YeeE/YedE thiosulfate transporter family protein, with amino-acid sequence MNDLFYGLITGLLFGFLLQKGRVLRYDKQLGALLLKDMTIIKFMLSSVIVAMVGTYLLLDLGLVKLSIKTTILGANIIGGITFGLGWGLLGYCPGTSAGALGEGRWDALWGIAGMLLGAALYAEAFPAMKATVLTWGNLGKITLPQVLGVNHWLIIVPLVAGTLLLFRWLEKKGL; translated from the coding sequence ATGAATGATCTCTTCTACGGCCTGATCACCGGCCTGCTGTTTGGCTTTTTGCTGCAAAAGGGACGGGTGCTGCGCTACGACAAGCAGCTGGGCGCTCTGCTGCTCAAAGATATGACCATCATCAAGTTCATGCTCTCCAGCGTCATCGTCGCCATGGTGGGCACCTACCTGCTGCTCGACCTGGGCCTGGTCAAGCTCTCGATCAAGACCACCATCCTGGGGGCCAACATCATCGGCGGCATCACCTTCGGCCTGGGCTGGGGGCTATTGGGCTACTGCCCCGGCACCTCGGCCGGTGCCTTGGGCGAAGGGCGCTGGGACGCCCTGTGGGGCATTGCCGGCATGTTGCTGGGGGCGGCCCTGTACGCCGAGGCCTTCCCGGCCATGAAGGCCACCGTGCTGACCTGGGGCAACCTGGGCAAGATCACCCTGCCGCAGGTGCTGGGGGTCAACCACTGGCTGATCATCGTCCCCCTGGTGGCAGGCACCCTGCTGCTGTTCCGCTGGCTTGAAAAGAAGGGACTGTAA
- a CDS encoding phosphate-starvation-inducible PsiE family protein gives MNDENKNIIQFLKQFDHVIILIITCAMALVLILATLDLLWLIAKDIIESGLLLKIDQLLEIFGLFMLVLIGVELFESVFKSYLQQEHTLRVELVIAVAIIAVSRKVIIIDWKEYESSTMFAAAALIISLCAGFFLMRTRRQLPATTEDQS, from the coding sequence ATGAATGACGAAAACAAAAACATAATTCAGTTCTTAAAACAGTTTGATCATGTGATCATACTGATCATCACCTGTGCAATGGCATTGGTGCTGATACTGGCGACGCTCGACCTGCTCTGGCTGATCGCCAAAGACATCATTGAAAGCGGCCTGTTGCTCAAGATTGATCAACTACTGGAGATATTCGGTCTGTTCATGCTGGTATTGATCGGAGTTGAACTGTTCGAGAGCGTCTTTAAAAGCTATCTGCAACAGGAACACACGCTGCGGGTGGAACTGGTGATTGCCGTGGCGATCATTGCGGTCAGCAGAAAGGTCATCATCATCGACTGGAAAGAGTATGAAAGCAGCACCATGTTTGCCGCCGCCGCACTCATTATCAGCCTGTGCGCCGGTTTTTTCCTGATGCGTACCCGCCGTCAGCTGCCAGCTACAACCGAAGATCAGTCCTGA
- a CDS encoding B12-binding domain-containing radical SAM protein: MLLIFPPIAKACEPPAGIARLAGVLKANKIPCRLWDANLEGQLWLLEQQPEADDTWTGRAWRSRQNHLAALRDRRTYANPGRYATAVNDLNRLLLMAAKPLQAEVGLADYRQADLTPVRSKDLLQAAARPELSPFFPFFQERLPGLLDGISTVGISLNFLSQALCSFSLIGLIRQQYPQIMIVAGGGLVSSWLSRPDWQNPFGDLIDQLISGPGERPLLELLGHNTSYCNSLPDYQQLPLQQYLSPGLILPYSTASGCWWNRCSFCPERAEGSRYLPLPTSQVLAELQQLVQRYQPTALHLLDNALSPALLQGLIRQPPGAPWYGFVRFERQLTDPQFCHALKQSGCVMLKLGIESGDQAVLDRLHKGIELEMAGLILENLRAAGIAVYGYLLFGTPAEDEAAARRTLAFVQQHHAALTFLNLAIFNMPLFGDEVPAYETELFYEGDLSLYTGFRHPSGWGRGEVRRFLRQEFSRPPEISAIIRRDPPLFTSNHAGLFCCCASTAADAQQQRQD; this comes from the coding sequence GTGCTGCTAATCTTCCCCCCCATTGCCAAGGCCTGTGAGCCGCCGGCCGGGATCGCCCGGCTGGCCGGAGTGCTTAAGGCCAACAAGATCCCCTGCCGGTTGTGGGATGCGAACTTGGAAGGGCAGCTCTGGTTGCTGGAGCAGCAGCCAGAGGCAGATGATACCTGGACCGGGCGGGCCTGGCGCAGCCGCCAGAACCACCTGGCAGCCCTGCGGGATCGCCGGACCTATGCCAACCCCGGCCGTTATGCCACGGCGGTCAATGACCTGAACCGTCTGCTGCTGATGGCGGCCAAGCCGCTGCAGGCCGAGGTCGGGCTGGCTGATTATCGCCAGGCCGATCTGACGCCGGTACGCAGCAAGGATCTGCTGCAGGCCGCTGCCAGGCCTGAGCTGAGCCCGTTCTTCCCCTTCTTTCAAGAGCGCCTGCCAGGGCTGCTGGATGGCATTTCCACCGTAGGCATCTCACTCAACTTTCTCAGCCAGGCCCTCTGCAGCTTCAGCCTGATCGGTCTGATCCGGCAGCAGTATCCGCAGATCATGATCGTGGCTGGCGGCGGTCTGGTGTCCTCCTGGCTGTCGCGGCCGGATTGGCAGAATCCGTTTGGCGACCTGATCGATCAGCTGATCAGTGGCCCCGGCGAAAGGCCGCTACTGGAGTTGTTGGGACACAATACGTCGTATTGCAACAGCCTGCCTGACTATCAGCAGTTGCCGCTGCAGCAGTACCTGAGCCCCGGCCTGATCCTACCCTACAGCACCGCGTCCGGCTGCTGGTGGAACCGCTGCTCCTTCTGCCCGGAGCGGGCCGAGGGGAGCCGTTACCTGCCGCTGCCAACCTCACAGGTACTTGCTGAACTGCAGCAGTTGGTGCAACGGTATCAGCCAACAGCACTGCATCTGCTGGATAACGCCCTGAGCCCGGCCCTGTTGCAGGGGCTGATCAGGCAGCCGCCAGGCGCCCCCTGGTACGGCTTTGTCAGGTTTGAACGGCAGTTGACTGATCCGCAATTCTGTCATGCCTTGAAACAGTCGGGCTGCGTGATGCTGAAGCTGGGGATTGAGTCCGGTGATCAGGCGGTGCTGGACCGTCTGCATAAGGGGATTGAGCTGGAGATGGCCGGGCTGATTCTGGAAAACCTGCGGGCAGCGGGGATTGCGGTCTATGGCTATCTGCTGTTCGGCACCCCGGCTGAGGATGAAGCTGCCGCCCGGCGTACCCTGGCCTTTGTGCAGCAGCACCATGCCGCCTTGACCTTCCTGAATCTGGCGATCTTCAACATGCCGCTCTTTGGTGATGAGGTGCCGGCATACGAGACCGAGCTGTTTTATGAAGGAGATCTGTCGCTCTATACCGGATTCAGACATCCCTCCGGCTGGGGCAGGGGAGAGGTGCGGCGTTTCCTGCGCCAGGAGTTCAGCCGTCCCCCTGAAATCTCAGCGATCATCCGGCGTGACCCGCCGCTATTCACGTCCAACCATGCCGGGCTGTTTTGCTGCTGCGCATCTACTGCCGCAGATGCACAGCAGCAGCGTCAGGACTGA
- a CDS encoding B12-binding domain-containing radical SAM protein: protein MNLHLVTLHAMPSAQAVPLAAAFLKAYLDRSPALQGKVAVTSAEFFCGTPLEQLVASIKEQQPDIVGLPVYVWNRLECCKLITLLRQQFPNLLLIAGGPEATADPARLLAEAPFDLLVVGEGELTAAELLERRLAGASLQGLPGTAQLMNDELQVIPRAQIEDLALLPSPYLAGLLDRHIENGMVWQLSRGCPYACEFCYDGMGDRKVRRYPLDRMEQELAYLVERGASQIFALDSTFNTDKKRAKHLLRLIRETAPGVHFHFEVRHELLDKEQAQLFAQLTCSVQIGLQSADPAVAGGVGRAFNRDEFTAKVMLLNDSGATFGFDLIYGLPDDCFDKFREGLNFALSLYPNHLDIFPLAVLPGTKVAHKAAAIGMRHLPGPPYTLLESPTFPLADMARARQLGSASDIFYSRGKAVAWFNGVARGLKLKPVELLERFADWLQQRMGRMPDEAELEDQQIWQLQRQFLTNLFDERKAQKLLPAALDCVDYHYAYGVALMAVPPIPPDDDQLLQLDLLKMKLIRASSLTLLPFHYEILDILDSGEPDLAWITKQLKQTGSWAAVYPAHGEVCTESLIKPYFRLLEELDGNRTSGVIAKQLRIPADEALEFLQFAMAEGMVTGE from the coding sequence ATGAACTTACACCTTGTTACCCTTCACGCCATGCCGTCCGCCCAGGCCGTGCCACTTGCCGCTGCCTTTCTCAAGGCCTATCTGGACCGGTCTCCTGCCCTGCAGGGGAAGGTCGCCGTCACCAGCGCCGAGTTTTTCTGCGGTACTCCTTTAGAACAACTGGTTGCCTCTATCAAAGAGCAACAGCCTGACATCGTCGGCCTGCCGGTCTATGTCTGGAACCGCCTGGAGTGCTGTAAACTGATTACGTTATTGCGCCAGCAGTTTCCAAATCTGTTGCTGATTGCCGGCGGCCCTGAGGCCACCGCTGACCCGGCCCGCCTGCTGGCCGAGGCCCCCTTTGACCTGCTGGTGGTGGGAGAGGGGGAGCTGACTGCGGCCGAACTGCTGGAACGCCGCCTGGCCGGGGCCTCACTGCAGGGACTGCCCGGCACCGCCCAACTGATGAATGATGAGCTGCAGGTGATTCCCCGTGCGCAGATCGAAGACCTTGCCCTGCTCCCTTCGCCCTATCTTGCGGGGTTGCTGGACCGGCATATTGAAAACGGCATGGTCTGGCAGCTCTCCCGTGGCTGCCCCTATGCCTGCGAGTTCTGCTATGATGGTATGGGAGATCGCAAGGTGCGGCGCTATCCGCTGGATCGGATGGAACAGGAACTGGCCTATCTGGTGGAACGCGGTGCCTCCCAGATCTTTGCCCTGGATTCCACCTTCAACACCGACAAGAAAAGGGCCAAGCACCTGCTGCGCCTGATTCGTGAGACTGCGCCGGGTGTGCACTTCCACTTTGAGGTGCGCCATGAACTGCTGGATAAGGAACAGGCCCAGCTGTTTGCGCAACTGACCTGCTCAGTCCAGATCGGCCTGCAGAGCGCTGATCCGGCCGTGGCCGGCGGGGTGGGCAGAGCATTCAACCGCGACGAGTTCACTGCCAAGGTGATGCTGCTGAATGACTCCGGCGCCACCTTTGGTTTTGACCTGATCTACGGCCTGCCGGACGATTGTTTTGACAAATTCCGTGAAGGGCTCAACTTTGCCCTGTCGCTTTACCCCAACCACCTGGATATCTTCCCGCTGGCCGTGCTGCCCGGCACCAAGGTCGCCCACAAGGCAGCCGCTATCGGCATGCGGCATCTGCCGGGTCCCCCCTACACCCTGCTGGAATCACCAACATTCCCGCTGGCGGATATGGCCAGGGCGCGTCAGCTCGGTTCAGCCAGCGACATCTTCTACTCCCGCGGCAAGGCCGTGGCCTGGTTCAACGGGGTGGCGCGGGGGCTCAAGTTGAAGCCGGTGGAGCTGCTGGAACGGTTTGCCGACTGGTTGCAGCAGCGGATGGGCCGTATGCCGGATGAGGCTGAGTTGGAGGACCAACAGATCTGGCAACTGCAACGGCAATTCCTGACCAACCTCTTTGATGAGCGTAAGGCCCAGAAACTGCTGCCTGCTGCCCTGGACTGCGTGGATTACCACTATGCCTACGGTGTGGCGTTGATGGCGGTGCCGCCGATCCCGCCGGATGATGACCAGCTGCTACAGCTTGATCTGCTGAAGATGAAGCTGATACGCGCTTCCTCATTGACCCTGCTGCCGTTTCACTATGAAATACTGGATATTCTGGATTCCGGCGAACCTGATCTGGCCTGGATCACCAAACAGCTGAAACAGACCGGCTCCTGGGCAGCCGTCTACCCGGCCCACGGCGAGGTCTGTACTGAATCGCTGATCAAGCCCTACTTCCGCCTGCTTGAAGAGTTGGATGGCAACCGGACCTCCGGTGTCATTGCCAAACAGTTGCGGATTCCTGCTGATGAGGCGCTGGAGTTTCTGCAGTTTGCCATGGCCGAGGGGATGGTAACGGGTGAGTAA
- a CDS encoding PilZ domain-containing protein → MPLLDHPIIVISVNDDTRAALATSLHAFDVEIATCATFLEAEDLALKSLYCGILVDLPSIVKAKGEEKIVACSLTGFFPTLRVRVMGTMLIPMTMPGAAKQENSLNDFINRACYNFTARQLRAHHRHVIGISVATRFGDTETRAFTLDISWGGAFIVDFNPERFSIGDELTVFFQEPGCEIKATVRWKQSWGLRHAPGIGVHFHELTPCLSEFLLRLLKHAKDHDRDRLVA, encoded by the coding sequence ATGCCCCTGCTTGACCATCCCATCATCGTAATCTCTGTCAATGATGACACCCGTGCGGCACTGGCCACAAGCCTGCACGCCTTTGACGTTGAGATTGCTACCTGCGCCACCTTTCTGGAGGCCGAAGATCTGGCACTCAAAAGTCTGTACTGCGGAATTCTGGTGGATCTCCCCTCCATCGTCAAGGCCAAGGGGGAGGAAAAGATCGTGGCCTGTTCCCTGACCGGCTTTTTCCCGACCCTGCGGGTACGGGTGATGGGAACCATGCTGATCCCGATGACCATGCCCGGCGCCGCAAAGCAGGAAAACAGTCTCAATGATTTCATCAACCGCGCCTGCTACAATTTTACCGCCCGTCAGCTCCGCGCCCACCACCGCCATGTCATCGGTATCTCAGTCGCCACCCGCTTCGGCGACACGGAAACCCGGGCCTTTACCCTGGATATCTCCTGGGGCGGCGCCTTCATTGTTGATTTCAACCCGGAACGTTTCTCCATCGGTGATGAACTGACCGTCTTCTTCCAGGAACCGGGCTGCGAGATCAAGGCAACGGTTCGCTGGAAGCAGTCCTGGGGCCTGCGTCACGCACCCGGCATCGGCGTGCATTTCCATGAGTTAACGCCATGCCTGAGCGAATTTCTGCTGCGGCTGCTGAAGCATGCCAAAGACCATGACCGCGACCGCCTGGTAGCCTGA